In Lactuca sativa cultivar Salinas chromosome 5, Lsat_Salinas_v11, whole genome shotgun sequence, the DNA window ATGAAATGACACGTTTGCCTTTCTTGCCATAAGGACCATTTATATAAtttcaatatttttcttattaaggcaTCATATCTatcaaaattcaatttctttttataTGTCAAAAAACTTGTGGAAAATTAGTCAACAAGAAGATATAGCAAAAGTAAGACAAGTTACATACCTTCAATGAATTTGCAGATGAAGATTTAAGACTTGGAAAACCGATATCATACGAAATCCTCCCATTAGGTTTATACAACCCAAAGTTCCTTTCAGAAGTGGGCCCCGGCTTTGAATTCTCATTAAATAAAGCAAAAATATACGCCTTCAATACAAAATTCGGTCTCCTTGGAGTCCCTTTTCTTTTAGCAAGCCTTTTACgcaaattataattataaattcTTGCATTTTTCAATGTTGCTACACCTTCATTTAAATCTCCATGAGAAGCCCAACCTGTTTCTGTAACTATAACCTCCATTTTATCAAATCCAGCATCTTCAAGAGCAGCATAAGTTGCATCAATTTGAGCATCAAGCATGTTGTCATAATGGAGGTTGACTTTTTTGTCATATATTCCATTAGTTGGGTTAAAAAGAGCATAATTTATATCAATATGATCAGGGTTACCCATGTAAGCTAAAAAAGGGTATGCATTCAGACAAAAAGGGGAACCGATTTGTGAAAATAAGTTCAAAATCTTCTTCATGTTTTGAGCAATATCTTCTTTGAATGTACATGAAGATGGAGGATATGAAGTCCCAAACACATTTTGTGAATGTGCAGTTGATATTTGAACCACTTTGTGTAATTTAAGTTTTTTTGTGGCGTTGTAGATGTTTTTAACAGCATCAAAAAGAGAATCTTGAAGATCTAAATCAGTACTTCCAAGAATTTCATTTCCAACTGCAATCCCTACTATATGTGTTTTGGGAAAGTATGCATGAACATTTTGTTTTACCCAGTTGAGGGCATGATCGGGATTTTCACTCATTTCTTTGACAAATTCATTCGGAAGTCCAATCACTAAATCCAACCCACTTCCACTAAATGCATCAAGAACACTGTGATCAGCATCATATATTCGGACATTTTTAATTTTAGAAGCTTTAAGGAGTTTAACAACTTCAGTAGGAGAAGGGATGTTATCTGCTAATCTTCCATAGTTTATACCATAGGTTCCTGTGAAAGCTTTAGCTGTTACATACCCTGTGAGAAACAAAAAGGGGTGAAGATTTATAGCGGAAATTAACACTCTTTATCACATTACAACAAAATCATTCAAATTCGCATACCCACATTCAGTTTTGCAAACAAAAGATTAAACGACTATGTAGCTGAGGTTGATTTCACATCGAGACAACGATTTACATTTAACAATTTGAACTTCAGTTCCAATTACTGAAGTTAAAGAAGTGTCGCTGTTTGTTAGCTCGCCGAttcaaatttcaatcaaacaaaaTCGAATAAAACACAGAAACAAATGATTAACCTTTTAATTACTATATGCATTAAATTGATATGAACATCAATTTTAACGTCAATTTAATAGCATTCAAGTAAGAATCGATGaatgaaaacaataattaaaAGGGGAAAATTATTACCTTTTTGAATAAAAAAGACCAAAAGCAGAAGAAGATACCGACAAAAGGATCTCGAAATCTTCATTGCATCGGAGTCAGCAAAATGACTCCGACGCCGTTACTTTTGATCCTGCAACTCAGCCATGCCATGAGATTAATTAAACAGATTCCTTCCTCAGTTCCTCTCGACTCTACACACCATCTCTTACTCTGTATACATGTTCGTACACGCTTCTCTTTGTATAAGAGTATACTAATAAGTTCTTCTTTCAAGAATCGTGGGGATCATGTGCAGTGGCTCCGGCGACGGGGGCGGCGGTGTACGGCGGAAGAAGGGGCTTTTGGTGGTTTTCTCAGTGGGCACAATTTATAGTGTAGAGTGTAGAGTgtagaatttttttttcaattttgtgtCGATGAATAGCCACATAGCATATTATATGGCCTTATATTCCCACATTATATCTTTTTACTACCCTTGAATTAGATATGTGTTGCCAATCAGTCCCTCCTGTTTAAAAAATATCCCTTTTGGGAGAAAGTTATGTTGTGAAACTTAAGGTCAAATATGTTAAAAATAACTTAttccaaaatcataaaatttgacaAAATCTATCGGTTCTTCCTATTGGGATACCTAAAATCTTTTATAGTAAGTTTCAATTTTCAAACTATCTTTTTGATTATAAATTAGTTGACATATGTGGTTGTAtcatattaaataattaaaaataacttatatttttttttatattagtcaataaaaacatttagtataagtcaatcatatatgtcaagagatGACAAgtcaaaaaatttaatttttagaaCTTCACTTTATGGGGTCATAACTTTTATAATCCACTTTTCAAAAATCGTTTAAGATGTCAAAAAAAGATGTCAAAAAAGGGAAAACATACTCATAAAACCTTTGTTTTAAAGGATAaaacattatgttttataaaGAACTATATGATCGAAATTAATAGACAtagatataatatatttttagctTGTTAGCATAAAATGACTAAATTAGTTATTGTTTTCTGTATATTGTGAACTAAAACTGACTACCAAATGACTTAATAGCAAGGTTCTAAAAAGTTCGTTAAGGCGCATCATGGCTCCAAGGCTTGTATTTGACGTcaaattttaataaaatgttgacttaaatttatatatatatatatatatatatatatatatatatatatatatatatatatatatatatatatatatatattggcgtAGCCACATTGAGGCAACGGTAGCCCTTCGCCCACCCTACAAAAATTCAATTTCATATATATTTAatgtatatattttattatatataagaAGAAGTTGAGTTTCATAGCCCAACCAATGACAAATTAAAATTGCTTATTCTCAATTTTGACGATTTTACACTATTAATCTTTTTCTAATTCAATAATTTATGACGTTTGTTCGTAATACTTTGCTCATATGTTTAATGTTTCTTTTCCACTTGTTAATCGTTATTCATCGATGGTCATCATCAGATCAGTTTATTAACTTTTTCATGTTATCTTGATTACTCAATTGCTtcattattgtttttattttcatCATAGATTTATATTTTATCGTAGGTTCCTAAATCCTAATAAATTAGGTTATTATTTCTTGTTATgaattattttatttgtattattatattatatgtaaGATGGTTTTGTTAAAAAATATAAGAGTACGTTTGTAATTGATTTTTTTTGTGATTAGTGAACTTTATTAAGGAATGGAAACAAAGCAAAAAAGATTAGATTCATAAAGAATATATTATGTAATAAAATTGATGATGATTTTATTGAAAACAATCTGGTTCTTTACATCGAGAAAGATATCGCTAAACTTTTCAATTTAGATTAAGTGGGAATCGAACCCACAACCTTACATTCACAAAGCCACATTTTTTCCACCACACTAGAAggtttttttgttatatttgctcaaatattttatataatgtgTAACgctggttattattattattattattattattattattattattatctttataattattattattattatattgcaTAAAAATGGATAGTGCCtcagggtaaaatagtcattttgcaTCAGTCAGCACGTTCAgttagatgtacaatcaaacaacatgatttTTTACTCAGACAGATATTTCTCAGTCAGCACTTTCTCagtcaacaactatcaaacgggacctaaaAGTATCTAAAGTTTTTGTAAATGTCTCTAACAGCCTATATGGTAAGAGTTTAAAGCGTATTTGAAACAACTAGATTTACGAGTATATTAATGGATATGCGAATTAGTTCTTATAATGAAAACAACTAGAATTTGGCTACACGCAATTTGATAATTTGATAAGTAGTATGaaatgttgatgacattattgtATAGGGGACGTTTGTGTAATTAGATAAAGAGTTTCACCAACTGAAACAAAGTTGGTATATCAATTTTATTAGTAAAATTTacaccaaaatttcaaaattttggttAGTCTTaagttaattttttatttatgaaaaaaattctaaaaaccaataaaaatttgcattttgatgtttttttaacCGGTTTAAACCGAAACAAATTAATTTGGAACTATTTCGTAAACTGATTAAAATATTGAGATTTTTTtacaaacaaaaatattttggatCAATTTACAAAATAATCTTAAACTAATTTGTTACCGGATCCACCtggtaaaaaaaatcaaactgcAAACTATTGTCGTTTTTAAGATTTTTttcgtaaaaaaaattaatttataactaaaacataaattgagCCAAAGTTTTAGAACTTTATAGATTTAccataataacttatttaaaattataaatcaaactgaatgttatatgttttttttaaatggcaACTAAAATGTTATATGTATTTTGAATTTTATAGTAATTTTAAGAAAATTATTTTGTTGTATAGGACTTTTGCAAAATAAATATTTATGTAAGATAAACCACTAGTATAGTCGTACGTTATTCGAATTGTTTATAGATCATAATAAATCATACGTTCTTATACCTATTATATTAAGTTAAAGGTGCTTTAACATCGATCACAAAATGGTAGTTATGAAGAAAAGAATCTtatgacattttttttttctaatttttacaATATACTTTCATGTTTGTCAAGGTTTGTAAAATAATATATTGTTTTATAGTTATAAGAAGTTAAGAACGAagtaagctctctctctctctctctctctctctctctatatatatatatatatatatatatatatatatatatatatatatatatatatatatatatatatatatgctaaaaTAAGAGTCAACTACCCCTTCAACGACAATATTAGCCCCCTCCTTCAAACATAGCAGCCCCAAACACCACCATGTGCGTTGTTACTACTCGATGCCAAAAACAGCACGGACGAGGGCATTACAGCGAGAGGAGGCCACCGAAAACACCGCTGCCCACCTCGTTTCACCGCCATTCACAACCCTCTTTTGCCACTATTTTCTTCTTTGCATCACCGACATTCAGTCTACAAACCCATTTCGGTGAACGCCTTTTCGATATTTTATTGGAGATCCTCATCACTCATCGATTTCATCCATGGGTATGTGCTTCAAGTTCGTATATCAATATCAATTTCAGACACCAACAATTTTCCTGGATTAAATAGTTGAGGATTATGATTCTATGGTTTTCTCGATGTTCTTCATTTTGATCTCATACTCCAGATTTTGCTCAAATTAATGATTAACATTATATATTGAAGCTGGATTGTGGGATTAATCTATTAATTGATTATTGTGGGTGGTTTAATATATAACAAGAAGATTGATTATGGAACCAATTTTCTAGAAATCGATTGTTGATGATCTTTCACTCGGGTGTTCTTGACCATTTTACATCTGGGTCTCAATCATATTtctggtttgtgtgtgtgtgagaaagagagagaaagagatgaaAGTTGATTCGGAGGGATAGAGCTCTAAGACTAATCAGAAGTGGTTGTCGGTGGTTGATAGAGCTCCTGGGTTTCAATCTAAAATGGTTCTAGATGGCCTCCATTCTTCTACTATACATGATCATggtattaaaaagaaaaattgtaCAGATGGTTGCCGGTGGAGCTCCTGGTTTTCAATTAAGTTCAGAGAAAGAGAACAGGAAATACAAAGAAGAAGAATTGTTCTTTCTTGGtaaaaaaaagtatatatattgAAAGAGAGAATATGGTGTGGGCCccattttattataataataaaacattaaattaaattgaaaaaacacataaaaatatatcaAGAGGCCAatttagtcatttcaattttcggagggaccatttCCACATAGAAACATGgccaaaaggaccaccaatccaaagaagttgtggtttagactaaaaccccaaatagtacataccatatggaccatttttgcagttttgtcttaaatttatgatttatttaaaattattattttataggtgttgactttttaaattttgtCTTATAAAATAGACAAATCTGCAAGATTTGTCCCTatggtattcaaaaaactttggatgtGATCCAAAAACTTTTTCATTTGCataaaaggtccaaaatcaagatttttctaggtttttagtcTCTAGAGAACTTGAAAAAACGATTATGccctttaaatttctttttttcctttttctataattattttaatgttattttgattaaaaaaaataagataagCCACCACCCACCCCACtgtactctatctctctctccctttcACTTTGTCACTCACACATACCCACACACTtcggtgttgtttgttttttcgaagtgaaaattcatgaagtctacagaccacctctgcaatcctctgtagcaaaagaggtggaacaaacggctgcagcctataataagaagcatgtttgttttttaacatctgcagactgctgcagtaaactgaaatttaaataaactgaAAATAGTTATCAACATCGAAATTTAATAATTctagtcttaaaacattgaaataaaaataaaaagagcatgtaaaaaacaaaaatataaaacttttttttaaaaaaaaaactaaaaaaaaatgtaaaatacgcttatagttttattctagaaaaaaaaactaattttaaaaaacattaaaaaagaaaataataaaaagaattaaGAAAGTTTTGCAAACGTTGTCTACAAAGTTCGTAAAAAATTACACACGTTAAAAAATATGCAACTGaaattgaaaatattattaataaaacggtaaaaaaaattaaaaaaatcaagttaaaaaaaatcgtgaaaattataaaaataaattgtatcacatccgtaaataaaaatttaagaaaatcaaagttttaaaaaaaatttaaaaaaaaaaaagttatacaaaaattcttaaaaaacacttagaaaaaatgaaagctgaagaggttagaagaggcaagtcaagtgctgcgccacgcagcacacgcgcagaggttttgtagtctgaagttttccaaaaaacaaactacTGCGAGAGGGAAAGTGTTGCGCGTATGCTGCGCCGCGCAACAATAAGTGGTTTGAAGaggtttttatagaaaaacaaataGCACCTTCGTCTTCTTCCCTATTGAAACACATTAAATCTTAAACATGCActtcacatatacatatatatatgtgcCTCAACTCGAAAAAAACACACCTGCAACTCAAAAAAAATACACCCCCTGTAAGTCTCTTGTTTCCACCACCAATCCCTTGTTGAACCACCTCCACTGCCATCACTCTTCTTTCTCCCAAACCCATCCCATAGGCGGTGATTATTGTTCATAGTTAGTATTCCCTCTTCCATATTTCCTCTTACAATCGATTGTAGGTGGTGATGTTTGATGTGATATGGAAACACGAAGACGAACAAAAAAAGGTATAACTTACAtctgcaactatcatctgattcaAAATCGGTATTACCTCTTCCCTTTTTCCTCTAGTAATCGATTGCAAGTGGTGGTGTTGGTTGTGATCTGGTGGTCGTATTCCTCTCAACAGGATCAATAGGATCAAGACCCAATTTATCTCACTCATCTGAAAATCATCAAGGAAACCATTGGGTGCGCTTGTGCTTGAGGATCAATGTCAGAGGATCTATGAGGTGTGGGTTCTACTAGTGAATATGGGAAGAGTTGGTGAAGGTGGTGGTTGGTTTTACCAAAAAACAGAAGATAAAAAAAAGGGATGAGGTTTCGAGAAGGATAAGGGGAAGGAGGTGGTGGGAGACGATGTACTTACAAACAAGAAGGGGCGTTAGGGCGGCGACCGTTAAGCTCTCCGACGGGGAAGCAACAACTAGTAGAGAAAAGCTCCATTAGTGTTAAAAGCTTTTAGGGGTTTTGGTGGTTCCTAGTCGAGGTTTTGCTGCTGTGAAATTAGGGAAGAAATGAGATAAATAGAGTAAGAAATTTAATACTGATAATCGCCGAAATTTGTGGGAGACTGAAGTCTCCGATTTGaaaatgaagagagagagagagagagagagagagagagagagagagagaagggggggggggagatGAGGGAGGGTACCGATGGGGGTAGGTTGGACCCAATTCTTCTACttttaatgtttaattaataaagTATTAGatgaaatataaaaaaatacaaaaaagaaattaaaagggtAAAATAGATATTTCAAGTTCTCCAGGGACTAAAAATCTagtaaaaccttgattttggacttTTTATGCAAGTGAGAAAGTTCTTAAACCTCATCCAAAGTTTTTTAAATACCATTTTgtctataaaataattaaatgttGTCTTAAgaaaaacataatataaaaatatataattaaattatgCGTCAATTCTTACATATATCTAAGATATTTACGTATCAAAACAAATAAGTTTTACACGTAGAAAATATCAAATAAGTTGAATGCATTTTCTCATTTTTATCTGTAAGGcgactataatttttttttatcaaaatcattgattATTATTTTTTGGGAATGAttcggtgtatatatatatatatatatatatatatatatatatatatatatatatatatatatatatatatatatatatatatatatatatatatatatagaggtgggttcaattgagaaaataaaaaaggttgagaatggggggaatcattctcagtcaaTCATTTAATtagcatattaacataaaatacaaGGTGGCAAATTTGTAAATATGATATATTAACCTTCAATCACAGATACCATTTCTTCTGGATCGTTTATCTGTTCTTCATCAACATCATCTGTAATTCATTCATCTCGATTGTTCCCCTGTGTTCTTCATCAACATCATATGTTCTTCATCAACATCATACGTTCTACTACTTGTTCGCTATCAAAATCacatgtttttcataaaaagggacaTCGAcacttcataaaaacatcaattcttcATCAAAAATCTTCGTTTATTCATCAAAATGTTGTGATTcgtcattaaaaacatttatttgtaCTATTAAGTGTAACTCGTGATTCAATCTTGTCCAGTTTCGTTGACATCAAGCAAAATCGTTA includes these proteins:
- the LOC111911454 gene encoding glucan endo-1,3-beta-glucosidase 14; the protein is MKISRSFCRYLLLLLVFFIQKGYVTAKAFTGTYGINYGRLADNIPSPTEVVKLLKASKIKNVRIYDADHSVLDAFSGSGLDLVIGLPNEFVKEMSENPDHALNWVKQNVHAYFPKTHIVGIAVGNEILGSTDLDLQDSLFDAVKNIYNATKKLKLHKVVQISTAHSQNVFGTSYPPSSCTFKEDIAQNMKKILNLFSQIGSPFCLNAYPFLAYMGNPDHIDINYALFNPTNGIYDKKVNLHYDNMLDAQIDATYAALEDAGFDKMEVIVTETGWASHGDLNEGVATLKNARIYNYNLRKRLAKRKGTPRRPNFVLKAYIFALFNENSKPGPTSERNFGLYKPNGRISYDIGFPSLKSSSANSLKVFRAQICQWYYVLILILCATMLFQLL